From the Roseibium salinum genome, one window contains:
- a CDS encoding Lrp/AsnC family transcriptional regulator, giving the protein MEHLDDFDHQLLDLLSKDSRQTGKQLSEKIGLSPAACLRRVQRLRETGAIEREVAVISPKVTGGSVTLLVMLTLVRGKPDRAALLRRNFLKRPEVKKIYHVTGEADLVLTVQCASMEAYAAFTEAHFYADEIKGFDTIVVLRSYDPEPD; this is encoded by the coding sequence TTGGAACATCTTGACGATTTCGACCATCAGCTCCTCGACCTTCTGAGCAAGGACAGCCGCCAGACGGGAAAGCAGCTTTCGGAGAAGATCGGCCTTTCCCCGGCCGCCTGCCTGCGCCGGGTGCAAAGGCTGCGGGAGACCGGTGCCATTGAAAGGGAGGTCGCAGTCATTTCGCCAAAGGTGACCGGCGGCTCGGTTACCCTTCTGGTGATGCTCACGCTGGTGCGGGGAAAGCCGGACCGGGCCGCCCTGCTGAGGCGCAACTTTCTGAAACGGCCGGAAGTGAAAAAGATCTATCACGTCACCGGCGAGGCCGACCTGGTGCTGACGGTGCAATGCGCCTCGATGGAAGCCTATGCCGCCTTCACCGAAGCGCATTTCTATGCCGACGAAATCAAGGGGTTCGACACGATCGTCGTTCTGCGGTCCTACGATCCGGAGCCGGATTGA
- a CDS encoding DUF1127 domain-containing protein, translated as MTDYPVGVLNRPHRLGLFRRCFKYLLRRTRIRRDARILSDLPDYLLDDIGLTRADVRKPDRIGETLR; from the coding sequence ATGACTGATTATCCCGTTGGTGTCCTGAACCGGCCCCATCGCCTGGGCCTCTTCCGGCGCTGCTTCAAGTATCTGTTGCGCCGCACGCGCATCCGGCGGGACGCACGAATCCTGTCGGATCTGCCTGACTATCTCCTCGACGACATCGGCCTCACGCGAGCCGATGTGCGCAAACCGGACCGTATCGGCGAAACGCTTCGCTGA
- a CDS encoding transporter substrate-binding domain-containing protein, whose translation MIIGLPFSRKAGSRARRSIVCALVALSCLAGLPVQAQSQQTRVHVPNFWDPKAVHDRPASIPDKIQFLATDNYPPFVFRDPQGRLTGFNVDLARALCQELDSSCALRIKDFEVLLPALDEEEGDAIISGLSRSLPSTRRLNFTDDYLKLPARFVVPADKADTFDEQELAGKTIAVETGSRYEAFAQEFWLDATILGLESETEGRMAVKNGDADAYFGDGLSLSFWLPSESAGGCCAFAGGPWLEPGYFDEGMAIATRPNDPERAAALNYALRQLHEKGIFRELYLRYFPLSFY comes from the coding sequence GTGATCATTGGACTTCCCTTTTCCCGAAAAGCCGGTTCCCGCGCCAGGCGCTCGATCGTCTGTGCGCTGGTCGCGCTGTCATGTCTCGCCGGGCTGCCCGTTCAGGCCCAGTCTCAGCAGACCCGCGTGCACGTACCGAATTTCTGGGATCCGAAGGCCGTTCATGACCGGCCCGCCTCGATCCCGGACAAGATCCAGTTCCTGGCAACGGATAACTATCCACCCTTCGTCTTCCGGGATCCGCAAGGGCGGCTCACCGGCTTCAACGTCGATCTCGCGCGTGCGCTGTGCCAGGAACTCGACAGCTCCTGCGCGCTCCGGATCAAGGACTTCGAAGTCCTTCTGCCCGCCCTCGACGAGGAAGAAGGCGACGCGATCATTTCCGGTCTGTCCCGCAGCCTGCCGTCCACGCGGCGCCTCAACTTCACGGACGACTATCTGAAGCTTCCCGCGCGCTTTGTCGTGCCCGCCGACAAGGCCGACACGTTCGACGAACAGGAACTCGCCGGCAAGACGATCGCCGTTGAAACCGGCTCGCGCTACGAAGCTTTCGCGCAAGAGTTCTGGCTCGATGCGACCATTCTCGGCCTGGAAAGCGAAACCGAGGGACGCATGGCGGTGAAGAATGGCGACGCCGACGCTTATTTCGGCGACGGCCTCAGCCTTTCCTTCTGGTTGCCGAGCGAGTCCGCCGGCGGATGTTGCGCGTTCGCAGGCGGCCCCTGGCTCGAGCCCGGCTACTTCGACGAGGGCATGGCCATTGCCACAAGGCCAAACGATCCCGAGCGGGCCGCGGCGTTGAACTACGCCCTCCGGCAGCTGCACGAAAAAGGGATTTTCCGCGAACTCTATCTGCGCTATTTCCCGCTCAGTTTTTATTGA
- a CDS encoding ion transporter produces the protein MRNRIRALVASRNWEFWIIGIIVLNAVTLGLETSPSVMAQMGEFLKFLDSLILGIFVVELGLRLYAHGPKFFKDPWSNFDFAIVAISLMPASGAFTVLRSLRILRVLRLISVVPSLRRVIGGLISALPGMGSIVVLMALVFYVFAVMATKLYGAAFPDWFGDLPKSLYTLFQIMTLESWSMGIVRPVMEKFPLSWLFFVPFILCTAFTVLNLFIGIIVSAMQEEHDAEADANRQAIHDDTGLILEEVKALRAELRQLRSQVGQERV, from the coding sequence ATGCGAAATCGGATCAGGGCGCTGGTCGCCTCACGTAATTGGGAATTCTGGATCATCGGTATCATCGTTCTGAACGCGGTGACGCTGGGCCTGGAAACGAGCCCGTCGGTCATGGCGCAGATGGGCGAATTCCTGAAGTTTCTCGACAGCCTGATCCTCGGCATTTTCGTCGTGGAACTGGGGCTGCGGCTTTACGCCCATGGTCCGAAGTTCTTCAAGGACCCTTGGAGCAATTTTGATTTTGCGATCGTGGCGATCTCGCTGATGCCGGCGAGCGGTGCCTTCACCGTGCTGCGTTCGCTGCGCATTCTCCGCGTGCTGCGCCTCATCTCCGTAGTGCCGTCGTTGCGCCGGGTCATCGGCGGCCTCATTTCCGCCCTGCCGGGCATGGGGTCGATCGTGGTGCTGATGGCGCTGGTCTTCTACGTGTTCGCCGTGATGGCGACCAAGCTCTATGGCGCGGCGTTTCCCGACTGGTTCGGCGATCTGCCAAAGTCGCTCTACACGTTGTTCCAGATCATGACCCTTGAAAGCTGGTCCATGGGCATCGTCCGGCCCGTTATGGAAAAGTTTCCGCTGTCCTGGTTGTTCTTCGTGCCCTTCATCCTGTGCACGGCCTTCACGGTCCTGAACCTCTTCATCGGCATCATCGTCTCGGCCATGCAGGAAGAGCATGATGCCGAGGCGGATGCCAACCGGCAGGCGATCCATGACGATACCGGGCTGATCCTGGAGGAAGTGAAGGCGCTGAGGGCGGAACTGAGGCAGCTCAGGAG